The following are encoded together in the Azospirillum lipoferum 4B genome:
- a CDS encoding type VI secretion system accessory protein TagJ translates to MSETAAQLFQAGRLDEAITALNGEIKKKPTDLDRRVFLAELLSFAGNLERADLQLDTIGTQEPQVAVTMALFRQLVRAEQARRQLFADGRVPEFIDQPADHLRLHLEALVALRAGDTADAVAKLAQAEEMRPPVSGSHDGTPFDDFRDLDDLTGGFFEVYTSTGKYFWIASETVELVEFRAPQRPRDLLWRPAHMVVRGGPDGEVYLPTLYGGAPADAEDALKLGRATDWSEDTPVRGIGQRCFLVGEESIPMLQLGTLEFSGAV, encoded by the coding sequence ATGAGCGAAACCGCAGCCCAGCTGTTCCAGGCGGGCCGCCTCGACGAGGCGATCACCGCGCTGAACGGCGAGATCAAGAAGAAGCCGACCGATCTCGACCGCCGCGTCTTCCTGGCCGAGCTGCTGAGCTTCGCCGGCAACCTGGAGCGCGCCGACCTGCAGCTCGACACCATCGGCACGCAGGAGCCGCAGGTCGCCGTCACCATGGCGCTGTTCCGCCAGCTGGTGCGGGCCGAGCAGGCGCGGCGCCAGCTGTTCGCCGACGGCCGCGTGCCGGAATTCATCGACCAGCCGGCCGACCATCTGCGCCTGCATCTGGAGGCGCTGGTCGCCCTGCGCGCCGGCGACACCGCCGACGCCGTGGCGAAGCTGGCCCAGGCCGAGGAGATGCGCCCGCCGGTGTCCGGCAGCCATGACGGCACGCCTTTCGACGATTTCCGCGACCTGGACGACCTGACCGGCGGCTTCTTCGAGGTCTACACCAGCACCGGCAAGTATTTCTGGATCGCCAGCGAGACGGTGGAGCTGGTCGAGTTCCGCGCGCCCCAGCGCCCTCGCGACCTGCTGTGGCGCCCGGCGCACATGGTGGTGCGTGGCGGCCCGGACGGCGAGGTCTATCTGCCCACGCTGTACGGCGGCGCCCCGGCCGATGCCGAGGATGCGCTGAAGCTGGGCCGGGCGACGGACTGGTCGGAGGATACACCGGTGCGGGGCATCGGCCAGCGCTGCTTCCTGGTCGGCGAGGAGAGCATTCCGATGCTGCAGCTTGGCACGCTGGAGTTCTCGGGGGCGGTGTGA